One stretch of Vibrio nitrifigilis DNA includes these proteins:
- the tamA gene encoding autotransporter assembly complex protein TamA: MRRTSFPAFISAMLFSASSFANVDLDIQGIDGSLEKNVQAYLSSIPKEDYSTKLRFQSQVKQDIIEALNALGYYHPAVSFEVEGDDKLIATVSPGVVTKIAKVDVEITGEADSDKDFQNLIRQSGLKVGDPLDHSKYDKLKSNISNLALRKGYFNGKFTKNQLGVSPELNQAFIQLHFASGIRYQFGSTTITGNQIETDRVASLQPYKEGDPYDVSKVGQFNQALSTTEWFSSVLVEPDLSNLDKSRKLPMNVSLAPQARNQLETGIGYSTDVGVKGTLTWKKPWVNKYGHSFNSSFSISEPEQVITLSYKIPLEDVLHQYYRIAYGMKHVDSLDTKSLESNLAIERHWLMDDGWHRTVFARYLVENYEQGELDDIGRFVLPGVTYTRTRTRIKNSVIMWGDKESITLEYGDPSLFSETQVFRVQAGTSWIRSYGQNHRGIIRLDGGANLAQDFDKISPSLRFFAGGDNSIRGYEYESISPEDSSGSLAGAKYLATGSLEYQYRITGNWWGALFVDGGDAFDTLPNWKTGTGFGVRWISPVGPLRLDFAWGLNKDPGDQFRIHFTLGPEL, translated from the coding sequence ATGAGACGAACATCTTTTCCAGCGTTTATCAGCGCAATGCTATTTTCTGCTTCTTCTTTCGCCAATGTCGATTTAGACATCCAGGGAATCGATGGTTCCCTTGAGAAGAATGTACAGGCGTATTTATCTTCTATTCCTAAAGAAGACTATTCCACTAAATTACGTTTTCAGTCTCAAGTTAAGCAAGACATCATTGAGGCCTTGAATGCACTTGGTTACTACCATCCTGCGGTCAGTTTTGAGGTGGAAGGTGACGATAAATTAATTGCGACGGTGAGTCCGGGCGTTGTCACTAAGATCGCCAAAGTGGATGTTGAAATCACGGGTGAAGCAGACAGCGATAAAGATTTTCAAAATCTTATTCGCCAGTCTGGATTGAAGGTGGGCGATCCTTTAGATCACAGCAAATACGACAAGCTAAAAAGTAATATCAGTAACTTAGCGTTACGCAAAGGTTACTTTAATGGCAAATTCACCAAAAATCAGTTAGGTGTTTCTCCCGAATTAAATCAAGCATTTATACAACTGCATTTTGCCAGTGGTATTCGTTATCAATTTGGCTCGACGACCATCACTGGTAACCAAATTGAAACGGACCGTGTCGCTTCGCTACAGCCATACAAAGAGGGTGACCCATACGATGTATCGAAAGTTGGGCAATTTAATCAGGCGCTTTCAACAACAGAATGGTTCTCATCGGTATTAGTTGAGCCGGACTTATCAAACCTAGATAAAAGCCGAAAATTACCAATGAATGTTTCTTTGGCTCCGCAGGCGCGTAATCAACTCGAAACTGGGATAGGTTATTCAACTGATGTCGGAGTGAAAGGGACGTTGACATGGAAAAAGCCTTGGGTAAACAAATACGGCCACAGTTTTAATAGTAGTTTTTCTATTTCAGAGCCTGAGCAGGTCATCACACTAAGTTATAAGATTCCTCTCGAAGATGTCTTACATCAGTACTATCGTATTGCATATGGTATGAAGCATGTCGATAGTCTCGACACCAAAAGCTTAGAATCTAATTTAGCTATAGAACGTCACTGGTTAATGGATGATGGCTGGCATCGAACTGTTTTTGCTCGTTATTTGGTTGAAAACTATGAACAGGGTGAATTAGATGATATTGGTCGCTTCGTGCTGCCAGGGGTGACTTATACTCGAACCCGAACGCGAATTAAAAACTCAGTCATTATGTGGGGTGATAAAGAATCGATCACTTTAGAATATGGCGATCCTTCTTTGTTCTCTGAGACCCAAGTTTTTCGAGTGCAGGCTGGAACCTCTTGGATTCGTAGTTATGGGCAAAACCATCGTGGGATCATTCGTCTTGATGGTGGAGCTAACCTTGCTCAAGATTTTGATAAAATTTCCCCTTCTTTACGTTTCTTTGCTGGTGGTGATAACAGCATTCGTGGTTACGAATATGAATCCATTTCTCCTGAAGACTCTAGTGGGTCACTAGCGGGAGCCAAATATCTAGCCACCGGATCGTTAGAGTATCAATATCGAATTACGGGAAATTGGTGGGGCGCTTTATTTGTTGATGGTGGTGATGCTTTTGACACCCTGCCAAATTGGAAAACAGGTACGGGATTTGGTGTTCGTTGGATCTCACCTGTTGGACCTTTACGTCTCGATTTTGCGTGGGGGCTTAATAAAGATCCTGGCGATCAATTCCGTATTCACTTTACGCTAGGCCCTGAATTATGA
- the msrA gene encoding peptide-methionine (S)-S-oxide reductase MsrA encodes MLNKQEMITAETALPGRSTPMAIEGTHYVNQTSMTAEPTEGQEQILIGMGCFWGVERLFWQLDGVISTSVGYSGGFTPNPTYEEVCTGKTGHAEVVRVIYDKAALPIKELLTYFWEKHDPTQGMRQGGDLGTQYRSAIYYFTEEQKAAAEETKQAYQALLSDNEMNNITTIIEPAQPYYYAETYHQQYLAKNPEGYCGLGGTGVCFPPSLQG; translated from the coding sequence ATGCTCAATAAACAAGAAATGATCACTGCGGAAACCGCATTACCAGGTCGTTCAACCCCAATGGCAATCGAAGGCACTCACTACGTCAATCAAACCAGCATGACGGCAGAACCAACGGAAGGTCAGGAACAAATTCTGATTGGTATGGGTTGCTTCTGGGGAGTCGAACGTCTGTTCTGGCAACTTGATGGCGTTATTTCTACTTCAGTAGGTTACTCAGGTGGCTTTACACCAAATCCAACCTATGAAGAAGTCTGCACCGGTAAAACCGGCCATGCCGAAGTCGTTCGCGTTATTTACGACAAAGCCGCCCTACCAATAAAAGAGCTATTGACCTACTTTTGGGAAAAACACGATCCTACTCAAGGCATGCGTCAAGGCGGTGATTTAGGTACGCAATACCGTTCTGCTATTTACTATTTCACAGAAGAGCAAAAAGCGGCTGCTGAAGAAACAAAACAGGCTTATCAAGCACTGCTGTCTGATAATGAGATGAACAACATCACCACGATTATCGAACCAGCACAACCTTACTACTATGCAGAAACTTACCACCAACAATACCTCGCCAAGAACCCAGAAGGTTACTGCGGATTAGGCGGTACAGGTGTTTGCTTCCCTCCTAGTCTACAAGGCTAA
- a CDS encoding YtfJ family protein: MKLFVPIALLLSVITFTSQAHNLKIGHSVPAVKVQHQGEIFWHHNKITFAPWSSSQMVGKVRIIQAIAGRSSAKAMNARLMQAITKAEFDSNRYQTTTIVNQDDSIWGTGSFVKSSAISAKKEYPWSSIVLDENGQVAARWHLKPESSAIIVQDKNGKILYTHEGKLSQDEIEHVLHLVQVELHS; the protein is encoded by the coding sequence ATGAAGCTATTTGTTCCTATTGCTCTATTATTGAGCGTGATTACTTTTACCTCGCAAGCACACAATTTAAAAATCGGTCACTCTGTACCTGCAGTGAAAGTGCAACATCAAGGCGAGATTTTTTGGCATCATAATAAAATCACCTTTGCACCTTGGTCGAGCAGTCAAATGGTAGGAAAAGTTCGTATCATCCAAGCAATTGCTGGGCGAAGTAGTGCCAAAGCAATGAATGCCCGACTGATGCAGGCCATTACTAAAGCAGAATTCGACTCCAACCGTTATCAAACGACTACGATCGTTAATCAAGATGATTCGATTTGGGGAACAGGCTCTTTTGTAAAATCTTCAGCGATTAGTGCGAAGAAAGAGTACCCATGGTCATCAATCGTGCTTGATGAAAATGGTCAAGTCGCCGCTCGATGGCACTTAAAGCCCGAAAGTTCTGCCATTATTGTTCAAGATAAGAATGGCAAAATTTTATACACACACGAAGGCAAACTCTCTCAAGATGAAATAGAGCATGTTCTTCATTTAGTCCAAGTTGAGCTTCATTCGTAA
- a CDS encoding DUF2607 family protein, producing MRLTVAPFTTISLKSLASLAMAICVLWMSVAFVAHETDYDVSHHHHMCQHYHHVNTALLPHVPALPIWQPHTINSPLERDLPLRFIAITRQARSPPYNSPI from the coding sequence ATGAGGCTAACTGTTGCACCATTCACCACAATAAGTCTGAAGTCATTAGCATCGTTGGCAATGGCGATTTGTGTTCTATGGATGAGCGTGGCTTTCGTAGCCCATGAAACAGATTATGATGTGTCACATCACCATCATATGTGTCAACATTACCACCATGTAAATACTGCGCTACTTCCCCACGTTCCAGCTCTGCCGATTTGGCAACCTCACACGATAAACTCACCTTTAGAGCGTGACTTACCCTTGCGTTTTATCGCCATTACTCGTCAGGCTCGGTCACCACCTTACAACTCTCCAATTTAA
- the zrgA gene encoding zinc uptake protein ZrgA translates to MFTKSLLSLTLSAALASTAMANEEFTQHEAHVHGHVELNIAQDGQDLLIEIDAPGVDVVGFEHEPTNAEQHKKIEQALALLNDSGQLFSLSHAAGCKSIDVLVTTSVGDEDHDHDEHEHEHEHEHEHEHEHEHEHEHEHEEHSQHHEHEEEHHEHGAFNAQYQFRCDHIEQLNTLETHWFKHFSNTQELDVNVFTDKRQTSLELTPERHIISL, encoded by the coding sequence ATGTTTACCAAATCACTATTAAGCTTAACGCTATCTGCAGCCCTAGCCTCTACCGCTATGGCAAATGAAGAATTTACCCAACATGAAGCGCATGTACATGGGCATGTCGAATTAAATATTGCTCAGGATGGTCAAGACCTATTAATCGAAATCGATGCCCCTGGCGTCGATGTCGTTGGCTTTGAACATGAGCCGACTAATGCAGAACAACATAAAAAGATTGAACAAGCGCTAGCGCTATTAAACGACTCTGGGCAGTTGTTTTCCTTAAGCCATGCCGCCGGATGTAAAAGTATCGACGTATTGGTCACGACCAGTGTTGGCGATGAAGATCACGACCATGACGAGCATGAGCATGAGCATGAGCATGAGCATGAGCATGAGCATGAGCATGAGCATGAGCATGAGCATGAGCATGAAGAGCATAGCCAGCACCATGAGCACGAAGAAGAACATCATGAACATGGGGCTTTCAATGCACAATATCAGTTCCGTTGTGACCACATTGAACAATTGAATACACTCGAAACACATTGGTTTAAGCACTTTTCCAACACTCAAGAGTTGGACGTCAACGTGTTCACGGACAAACGCCAAACCTCACTAGAACTCACACCAGAACGTCACATTATATCTCTATAA
- a CDS encoding ABC transporter ATP-binding protein → MSVDQTVNSSAVIELNSVHFQWPKASRNTLEIETLSVAAGEHLFIKGPSGCGKSTLLGLLTGITQATQGTVNVLQQELTQLRASQRDKFRADNIGYIFQQFNLLPYLSVIENVTLPCQLSSQRKARLKESPERSAYQLLSRLKIPESLLNKPVIELSIGQQQRVAAARALIGEPSLIIADEPTSALDFDTRSTFIDLLLDESDRVNSTLIFVSHDPTLEKRFNRSVYLPDLNRAGGTQ, encoded by the coding sequence ATGAGCGTCGACCAAACTGTAAACTCATCGGCAGTAATTGAACTTAACAGCGTTCATTTTCAATGGCCAAAAGCCTCCCGTAATACATTAGAGATTGAGACTTTGTCAGTAGCAGCTGGTGAGCACTTATTTATAAAAGGGCCAAGTGGTTGTGGTAAATCAACGTTACTTGGGTTGCTGACCGGAATTACTCAAGCGACTCAGGGAACAGTAAACGTGTTACAACAGGAATTAACACAGCTACGAGCCAGCCAACGAGATAAATTTCGAGCCGATAACATCGGGTATATTTTTCAGCAATTTAACTTACTTCCTTATCTTTCCGTGATCGAAAATGTCACCTTACCTTGCCAATTGTCATCACAGCGCAAAGCCAGATTAAAAGAATCCCCAGAGCGTAGTGCATACCAACTACTCTCTAGATTGAAAATACCTGAATCATTATTAAACAAACCGGTGATTGAGCTCAGTATCGGTCAACAACAACGGGTTGCTGCCGCGCGAGCCTTGATTGGAGAACCTAGTTTAATTATTGCTGATGAACCGACATCGGCTCTTGATTTCGATACGCGCAGTACTTTTATTGACCTCCTGCTAGATGAATCTGACCGCGTAAACTCAACACTTATTTTTGTCAGTCATGATCCTACTTTAGAAAAGCGATTTAACCGAAGTGTGTACTTACCTGATTTAAATCGAGCAGGAGGAACACAATGA